One window from the genome of Pseudonocardia hierapolitana encodes:
- a CDS encoding nuclear transport factor 2 family protein: MTGSTSAVPAALQTFIDATNTGDSDAFVAAFTDDAVLDDWGNVFHGRDGIASWNRTDNIGKQSHFELVSLEPTDDPDRVVATLRVTGNGFNGTGPMTFEFRGDRIARLVISPTG, encoded by the coding sequence ATGACCGGGAGCACCAGCGCCGTCCCCGCGGCGCTGCAGACCTTCATCGACGCCACCAACACCGGCGACTCCGACGCGTTCGTCGCCGCCTTCACCGACGATGCGGTCCTCGACGACTGGGGCAACGTGTTCCACGGCCGGGACGGCATCGCGTCGTGGAACCGCACCGACAACATCGGCAAGCAGTCGCACTTCGAACTGGTCTCGCTGGAGCCGACGGACGACCCCGACCGGGTGGTCGCCACGCTGCGGGTCACGGGCAACGGGTTCAACGGCACCGGGCCGATGACCTTCGAGTTCCGTGGCGACCGGATCGCCCGGCTGGTGATCAGCCCCACCGGCTGA